From Thalassococcus sp. S3, one genomic window encodes:
- a CDS encoding NAD(P)-dependent oxidoreductase, whose protein sequence is MAEQRMLKFVQVERGMPEKRDADARKEDFREIYAEYAEAKAEEQASRCSQCGVPYCQTHCPLHNNIPDWLRLTAEGRLREAYEVSQATNTFPEICGRICPQDRLCEGNCVIEQSGHGTVTIGAVEKYITDTAWEEGWVQPIKPPAERPESVGIIGAGPGGLAAADVLRRAGVQVTVYDRYDRAGGLMTYGIPGFKLDKDVVMRRNDQLEQGGVTLKLNCNVGEDIFFDDIRAAHDAVIIATGVYKSRDLELHGSTAQGVEKAIDFLTASNRKSFGDAVEDFDSGRMNAEGKRVVVIGGGDTAMDCVRTSVRQGATSVKCLYRRDRANMPGSQREVANAEEEGVIFEWLSAPKGFVTDLADSSEGAAKVTGVTVQKMRLGAPDATGRQAPELIEGSDYVEEADLVIKALGFEPEDLPTLWDQPELQVTRWGTIKAEFTTGATALDGVYAVGDIVRGASLVVWAIRDGRDCAEAILERLNSSAVVAAE, encoded by the coding sequence ATGGCTGAGCAGCGGATGTTGAAGTTCGTGCAGGTTGAGCGGGGTATGCCGGAGAAGCGGGATGCGGACGCGCGGAAGGAGGACTTCCGGGAGATCTATGCGGAATATGCCGAGGCGAAGGCCGAGGAGCAGGCGAGCCGGTGTTCGCAATGCGGGGTGCCGTATTGTCAGACGCATTGTCCGTTGCACAACAATATTCCTGACTGGCTGCGGCTCACGGCGGAAGGGCGGTTGAGGGAGGCTTATGAGGTCTCTCAGGCGACCAACACCTTTCCGGAGATCTGTGGGCGGATTTGTCCTCAGGACCGCCTGTGCGAAGGCAATTGCGTGATCGAACAGTCGGGCCATGGGACCGTCACCATCGGTGCGGTGGAGAAATACATCACCGACACCGCCTGGGAGGAAGGCTGGGTGCAGCCGATCAAACCGCCCGCTGAACGGCCCGAGAGCGTGGGCATCATTGGCGCGGGACCCGGAGGGCTGGCGGCGGCGGATGTGCTGCGGCGCGCGGGCGTGCAGGTCACTGTCTATGACCGCTACGATCGCGCCGGCGGGCTGATGACCTATGGCATACCCGGCTTCAAGCTGGATAAGGACGTGGTGATGCGTCGCAACGACCAGCTTGAGCAGGGCGGCGTGACGCTGAAACTGAATTGCAATGTGGGCGAGGATATCTTTTTCGACGACATCCGCGCCGCGCATGACGCGGTGATCATCGCCACCGGCGTTTACAAGTCGCGCGATCTGGAGCTGCATGGCAGCACCGCTCAAGGTGTTGAAAAGGCGATTGATTTTCTGACCGCGAGCAACCGCAAAAGCTTTGGTGACGCGGTCGAGGATTTCGACAGCGGTCGGATGAACGCCGAAGGCAAGCGTGTTGTCGTCATCGGCGGCGGGGACACCGCGATGGATTGCGTGCGCACGTCTGTCCGGCAGGGGGCGACCAGCGTCAAATGCCTCTACCGTCGGGACCGGGCGAATATGCCAGGCTCTCAACGCGAGGTGGCGAATGCCGAGGAAGAAGGCGTGATCTTTGAATGGCTGAGCGCGCCCAAGGGTTTTGTCACGGACCTGGCCGACAGCAGCGAAGGGGCTGCGAAAGTGACTGGCGTGACGGTGCAAAAGATGCGCCTGGGCGCGCCGGATGCGACGGGGCGTCAGGCTCCGGAACTGATCGAAGGCTCTGACTATGTCGAGGAGGCCGATCTGGTCATCAAGGCGCTGGGCTTTGAGCCGGAGGATCTGCCGACGCTGTGGGATCAGCCGGAATTGCAGGTCACCCGCTGGGGCACGATCAAGGCGGAGTTCACCACGGGTGCGACCGCGCTCGACGGTGTCTATGCGGTGGGCGACATTGTCCGGGGCGCGAGCCTTGTGGTCTGGGCGATCCGGGACGGGCGCGACTGTGCGGAGGCTATTCTGGAGCGGTTGAATTCCAGCGCCGTTGTGGCGGCGGAATGA
- a CDS encoding undecaprenyl-diphosphate phosphatase: protein MTLFHLILVALIQGVTEFLPISSSGHLILLPGLTGLEDQGQFIDVAVHVGTLFAVIFYFWPDVRVALSGTLRLMRGKVDTQGAFLALCLAIATVPVVIVGLIIHLADLGAALRSIAVVGWATLIFGLVLYWADRTGAEARRAEQWTLRHALIMGLWQAVALIPGSSRSGVTITGARYLGYAREDAARLAMLMSIPTILASGTVLALDTAFAADLAAARDGAIAAVFAFVAALLALALMMRLLRSVSFAPYVVYRVILGIVLLAIAYT from the coding sequence ATGACGCTTTTTCACCTGATTCTCGTCGCTCTCATCCAAGGCGTTACCGAGTTTCTACCGATTTCGTCGTCCGGCCACCTTATCTTGCTGCCCGGGCTCACCGGTCTTGAGGATCAGGGCCAGTTCATTGATGTCGCAGTTCACGTAGGCACGCTTTTTGCTGTCATTTTCTATTTCTGGCCTGACGTGCGCGTGGCGTTAAGCGGGACCCTCCGTCTGATGCGGGGAAAGGTGGATACGCAGGGTGCATTCCTGGCTCTTTGTCTGGCCATCGCCACCGTGCCGGTCGTCATCGTGGGCCTCATCATCCATCTTGCCGATCTGGGCGCGGCACTTCGTTCCATTGCCGTTGTTGGCTGGGCCACGCTGATTTTCGGGCTAGTCCTTTATTGGGCCGACCGCACCGGAGCCGAAGCGCGGCGCGCCGAGCAGTGGACATTGCGTCATGCCCTGATCATGGGGCTTTGGCAGGCCGTGGCACTGATCCCCGGCAGTTCCCGGTCCGGTGTGACGATCACAGGGGCAAGGTATCTGGGATATGCACGGGAGGATGCCGCGCGGCTGGCGATGCTGATGTCCATCCCCACAATCCTGGCCTCCGGCACGGTGCTGGCGCTCGACACCGCCTTTGCCGCCGATCTTGCTGCCGCGCGGGATGGCGCGATTGCCGCTGTCTTTGCGTTCGTGGCCGCCCTGCTTGCCTTGGCACTGATGATGCGGCTGCTGCGAAGTGTGAGCTTTGCGCCCTATGTCGTTTATCGCGTGATCCTGGGGATCGTCCTGCTCGCGATCGCCTATACCTGA
- a CDS encoding complex I NDUFA9 subunit family protein: MSKLVTIYGGSGFIGRYIARRMAKEGWRVRVAVRRPNEAIFVKPYGVVGQVEPVLCNIRDDASVASVMQGADAVVNCVGILAETGKNTFGSVQAEGAERIARIAAEQGIERMVQISAIGADADAASIYSKTKAAGEDGVLRHMPEAVILRPSIVFGPEDQFFNRFAGMTRMGPVLPVVGAETKFQPVYVDDVAQAAVKAVLGTAKPGIYELGGPDVKTFRELMRLMLDVVRRKRAVVNIPFWAAGLMGFGFDTLNTLSLGLIPAQITRDQVKNLARDNVVSEDAKGFADLGIDPTSMEAVLPDYLWRFRPSGQYDAIKESAKNLKG; the protein is encoded by the coding sequence ATGTCGAAACTGGTCACGATCTATGGCGGTTCGGGCTTTATCGGGCGATATATCGCACGTCGCATGGCCAAAGAGGGATGGCGCGTGCGCGTCGCCGTCCGTCGCCCGAACGAGGCGATCTTCGTCAAGCCTTATGGCGTTGTGGGCCAGGTTGAGCCGGTCCTGTGCAACATTCGCGACGACGCCTCGGTCGCATCGGTGATGCAGGGCGCGGATGCGGTGGTCAATTGCGTGGGTATCCTGGCGGAGACCGGTAAGAACACCTTTGGCAGTGTCCAGGCAGAAGGGGCGGAACGGATCGCGCGGATCGCGGCGGAGCAGGGAATTGAGCGGATGGTTCAGATCTCTGCCATCGGCGCCGATGCCGACGCGGCCAGTATATATTCCAAAACCAAGGCGGCGGGCGAAGACGGCGTGCTGCGCCATATGCCGGAGGCGGTGATCCTGCGTCCCTCGATCGTCTTTGGGCCGGAAGACCAGTTCTTCAATCGCTTCGCGGGTATGACGCGGATGGGGCCGGTCCTTCCGGTCGTCGGCGCGGAGACGAAATTTCAGCCCGTCTATGTCGATGATGTCGCGCAGGCGGCGGTCAAGGCAGTTCTGGGAACGGCCAAGCCCGGTATATACGAGCTGGGCGGGCCGGACGTGAAAACCTTCCGTGAGTTGATGCGCCTGATGCTCGACGTGGTCCGTCGCAAACGGGCTGTGGTCAACATTCCGTTTTGGGCGGCGGGCCTGATGGGGTTCGGCTTTGATACGCTCAACACGCTGTCGCTGGGCCTGATCCCGGCCCAGATCACGCGGGATCAGGTCAAAAACCTGGCGCGTGACAACGTGGTCTCGGAGGACGCCAAGGGTTTTGCCGATCTGGGCATTGATCCAACGTCGATGGAGGCGGTCTTGCCGGATTATCTCTGGCGGTTCCGTCCGTCGGGGCAATACGATGCCATCAAGGAATCCGCGAAAAATCTGAAAGGCTGA
- a CDS encoding helix-turn-helix domain-containing protein, with protein MASSAFRFDLGETHPRAWASVWSDVVRDQFLTLDLRNTRLSKQDCIEGVAGEGVFVARVRAGRQDVVRTPQMARRDGLDHVFANLQVAGSCEAEQDGRKVRLTPGRLALFDGARPYALHFAGPFEQFVLRLPRAYLARLGGDLSRISAQGVDDGTAIGALAVQAVRAMQGGLRDLADQHGMLSETVLRFALADLAARGAAAPGSLREITRARALAIIRAEACDPDLTPVSLALRLGCSLRHLQMAFAEEAETVAARIWGVRLDTAAHLLISRPRWQIDYVALACGFQTASHFSARFRRQYGSSPRQWRDRQFGQI; from the coding sequence ATGGCATCTTCCGCCTTTCGGTTTGATCTGGGCGAAACCCATCCACGGGCCTGGGCATCTGTCTGGAGCGACGTGGTGCGCGACCAGTTTCTGACACTCGATCTGCGCAACACAAGGCTCAGCAAACAGGATTGTATAGAAGGTGTCGCCGGTGAGGGGGTCTTCGTCGCCCGCGTTCGGGCTGGTCGGCAGGATGTTGTGCGCACGCCGCAGATGGCGCGGCGGGACGGGTTGGATCATGTCTTTGCAAATCTTCAGGTCGCGGGCTCGTGCGAGGCCGAGCAGGACGGGCGCAAGGTCAGGCTGACCCCGGGCCGGCTGGCGCTCTTTGACGGGGCGCGGCCTTACGCGTTGCACTTTGCCGGCCCGTTCGAGCAATTCGTGCTGCGCCTGCCGCGCGCTTATCTCGCGCGGCTCGGCGGCGATCTGAGCCGGATCAGTGCACAAGGCGTGGATGATGGTACGGCCATCGGCGCGCTTGCGGTTCAGGCGGTTCGGGCAATGCAGGGTGGATTGCGGGACCTCGCCGACCAGCACGGCATGCTGAGTGAGACGGTGTTACGCTTTGCTCTGGCGGATCTGGCGGCACGAGGAGCGGCCGCGCCCGGCTCACTACGCGAGATCACCCGCGCTCGCGCCCTCGCTATTATTCGCGCAGAAGCCTGCGATCCGGATCTGACACCCGTCAGCCTTGCCCTTCGCCTGGGATGTTCGCTGCGTCATCTGCAGATGGCCTTTGCCGAGGAGGCCGAAACCGTGGCAGCCCGCATATGGGGCGTTCGCCTGGATACCGCGGCCCACCTTCTGATCTCCCGACCTCGATGGCAGATTGACTATGTCGCATTGGCCTGCGGGTTCCAGACCGCCAGCCACTTTTCAGCCCGATTTCGTCGACAATACGGCAGCAGTCCGCGACAATGGCGGGACAGGCAATTCGGTCAAATCTAG
- a CDS encoding cupin domain-containing protein produces the protein MDAIVKRFQTGKLDMEGFEPFHYEEPDTGAQAFGEITTVRMEGSSGQVLAVGLWRVAEDTTSPVYSSQLGDETFVVLEGSVDIEDLDTGQTHSFGVGDIVSWSKGMRTRWTIHAPFKKFVVVAGT, from the coding sequence ATGGATGCGATCGTCAAACGGTTTCAGACCGGCAAGCTCGACATGGAAGGGTTCGAGCCGTTTCACTACGAAGAGCCCGATACCGGCGCGCAGGCCTTCGGAGAGATCACGACCGTCCGGATGGAGGGTTCCTCCGGTCAGGTGCTTGCCGTCGGGCTTTGGCGTGTCGCCGAGGATACGACAAGCCCCGTCTACAGCTCGCAATTGGGCGATGAGACCTTTGTGGTGCTCGAAGGATCGGTGGATATCGAAGATCTGGACACCGGTCAGACGCACAGCTTTGGCGTGGGCGATATCGTAAGCTGGTCCAAGGGCATGCGCACCCGCTGGACCATCCATGCGCCGTTCAAGAAATTTGTCGTCGTCGCCGGAACATAG
- a CDS encoding ribonuclease D gives MANHLYKNDLPDGLDLGPVVAIDCETMGLNPHRDRLCVIQMSGGDGDAHIVQVAIGQTEAPNLCAMLANPDVLKLFHFGRFDIAAMLNAFGVLTAPVYCTKIASRLVRTYTDRHGLKNLTQELLGLDISKQQQMSDWGAAELTEAQLDYAASDVLHLHALRDELNQRLAREGRTEMAQACFDFLPMRAKLDLAGWPETDIFAHS, from the coding sequence GTGGCGAACCATCTTTATAAGAACGACCTGCCCGATGGGCTCGACCTAGGGCCCGTTGTGGCGATTGATTGCGAGACGATGGGTCTGAACCCGCATCGCGACAGGCTCTGCGTGATTCAGATGTCCGGGGGCGACGGTGATGCGCATATCGTGCAGGTCGCCATCGGCCAGACCGAGGCGCCGAACCTGTGTGCGATGCTGGCCAATCCCGATGTGCTCAAGCTGTTTCACTTTGGCCGGTTCGATATCGCCGCCATGCTGAACGCATTTGGCGTGCTGACGGCGCCGGTCTATTGCACCAAGATCGCAAGCCGGCTGGTGCGCACCTATACCGACCGGCACGGGCTCAAGAACCTCACGCAAGAGCTTTTGGGCCTCGATATCTCGAAGCAACAGCAGATGAGCGATTGGGGTGCTGCAGAATTGACCGAGGCGCAGCTGGACTATGCCGCATCGGATGTTCTGCATCTGCACGCCCTGCGCGATGAATTGAACCAACGGCTGGCGCGCGAGGGCCGGACGGAGATGGCACAGGCCTGTTTCGATTTCCTGCCCATGCGTGCGAAACTCGACCTCGCGGGCTGGCCTGAAACCGATATCTTCGCCCATTCATGA
- a CDS encoding SIS domain-containing protein has product MSGYQDTARRVIETEAAALNTLGGALDDRFDAAVARLLDTKGRVIVTGIGKSGHIARKIAATLASTGTPAHFVHPAEASHGDLGMITSADTVLAISNSGEAPELANLLIFARRFDIPLIGMTSRMESTLARQSDIVLPLPQLSEACGTGVVPTCSTTMTLALGDALAVALMEHRHFTAEHFREFHPGGKLGAQLSRVRDLMHGADELPLAPLGTSMSDALLTMSEKGFGVVGVTDASGALEGIITDGDLRRHMTGLLDRTVEEVMTRDPRTVESEALAEKAVGLMTMPKPRITCLFVVDAADAPPVGLIHIHDCLRVGLG; this is encoded by the coding sequence ATGAGCGGTTATCAGGATACCGCCCGCCGGGTGATCGAAACGGAGGCGGCCGCGTTGAACACGCTGGGCGGCGCGCTTGACGACCGTTTCGATGCCGCCGTTGCGCGCCTTCTGGACACAAAGGGCCGCGTGATCGTCACCGGCATCGGAAAGTCCGGCCACATCGCCCGCAAGATCGCGGCGACCCTGGCCAGCACCGGCACGCCCGCGCATTTCGTGCATCCGGCAGAAGCGAGCCACGGCGATCTGGGTATGATCACCAGCGCCGATACGGTTCTTGCAATCTCCAATTCAGGCGAGGCGCCCGAGTTGGCGAACCTTCTGATCTTTGCGCGCCGCTTCGATATCCCGCTGATCGGCATGACCAGCCGGATGGAGAGCACGCTGGCCCGTCAATCCGACATCGTGCTGCCCCTGCCTCAATTGTCCGAGGCTTGCGGCACCGGCGTTGTGCCCACCTGTTCGACCACGATGACGCTGGCGCTTGGCGATGCACTGGCCGTCGCTTTGATGGAGCATCGCCATTTCACAGCCGAGCATTTCCGGGAATTCCATCCCGGCGGCAAGCTGGGCGCACAGCTCAGCCGGGTGCGGGACCTGATGCACGGGGCCGACGAGTTGCCGCTGGCCCCGCTGGGCACAAGCATGAGCGATGCGCTTCTCACCATGAGCGAGAAGGGCTTTGGCGTTGTCGGCGTCACCGATGCCAGCGGCGCGCTGGAGGGGATCATCACCGACGGCGACCTGCGCCGCCACATGACCGGCCTGTTGGACCGCACCGTCGAAGAGGTCATGACCCGTGATCCCCGGACCGTCGAGTCCGAGGCTCTGGCAGAAAAGGCTGTGGGGCTGATGACCATGCCCAAACCACGCATCACCTGTCTCTTCGTGGTCGATGCGGCCGATGCGCCTCCGGTGGGTTTGATCCATATCCACGACTGCCTTCGCGTCGGATTGGGCTGA
- the lptC gene encoding LPS export ABC transporter periplasmic protein LptC — protein sequence MDGYSRIVAIFKVVLPLAALAILSTLFLLSRGADEDAIIPFSEADIENRLRDQQITAPFFSGVTPNGEEVMVTAERARPGVGGSLPGAENLSGRIRLSNGADITLTATEGTIDPAEDRVTFDGAVRIVTSTGFEITTDTLHSALDKIDAATPGPVFGTGPMGRFDAGQMRITAKSETENVHLLFQNGVKLIYDPKLQER from the coding sequence ATGGACGGCTATTCCCGCATTGTCGCCATTTTCAAGGTGGTGCTGCCTCTTGCAGCGCTCGCCATCCTCTCGACGCTTTTCCTGCTGTCGCGTGGGGCGGACGAGGATGCGATCATCCCATTCTCCGAAGCCGATATCGAGAACCGGCTGCGCGATCAGCAGATCACCGCACCGTTCTTTTCCGGCGTCACCCCGAACGGGGAGGAGGTCATGGTCACGGCAGAACGCGCACGGCCCGGTGTCGGTGGAAGCCTGCCCGGCGCAGAGAACCTGTCGGGCCGCATCAGACTGTCGAACGGGGCCGACATCACGCTGACAGCCACGGAGGGGACGATAGACCCTGCGGAAGACCGCGTGACCTTTGATGGCGCGGTGCGAATCGTCACCTCGACGGGTTTCGAGATTACGACCGACACCCTACATAGCGCCTTAGACAAGATTGATGCCGCCACTCCCGGGCCCGTTTTTGGAACCGGCCCGATGGGAAGATTTGACGCAGGGCAAATGCGGATTACGGCAAAAAGCGAAACTGAAAACGTCCATTTGCTTTTTCAAAACGGCGTGAAGCTGATATACGACCCGAAACTGCAAGAAAGATAA
- the lptA gene encoding lipopolysaccharide transport periplasmic protein LptA, translated as MRALFLGLLCLTLTAVSSFAQNAQVSFGSLRADPSLPVEVTADTLDVDQSTGQAVFSGNVLIGQGEMRLAAQRVLVIYTEGGRGIERMEATGGVTLVSGPDAAEAERADYTIDSGVIVMTGNVLLTQGPSALAADRMTVNLTSGTAQMVGRVKTILQTGD; from the coding sequence ATGCGTGCATTGTTTTTGGGCCTTCTCTGCCTGACGCTCACAGCGGTTTCATCATTCGCACAAAACGCTCAGGTCTCTTTCGGATCGCTCCGCGCGGATCCAAGCCTGCCGGTGGAGGTGACCGCGGACACGCTGGACGTGGATCAAAGCACCGGACAGGCCGTGTTTTCCGGGAACGTGCTGATTGGGCAGGGAGAGATGCGTCTTGCCGCGCAACGCGTGCTTGTCATCTATACCGAAGGCGGTCGTGGGATCGAACGGATGGAGGCAACAGGCGGCGTGACGCTGGTCAGCGGGCCGGATGCCGCCGAAGCGGAACGCGCCGACTACACCATAGACAGCGGTGTCATCGTCATGACCGGCAATGTCCTGCTGACCCAGGGGCCAAGCGCGCTGGCAGCCGACCGCATGACCGTTAACTTAACATCAGGCACCGCGCAGATGGTGGGCCGCGTCAAAACGATCCTGCAGACAGGTGATTGA
- the lptB gene encoding LPS export ABC transporter ATP-binding protein, with protein sequence MTTPSLHVTEGQGGLRMEKLRKSFRKKMVIRDVTMKLDRGEVVALLGPNGSGKTTTFYAIAGLVFPEAGSVTIDGHTVTTLPMYRRARLGIGYLPQEMSIFRGLSVEDNISAILDVALDDRHKRRERLEELLSDFSIEHLRRAPALALSGGERRRVEIARCLAADPKYLLLDEPFAGVDPISVNDIRHLVGDLKKRGIGVLITDHNVRETLEIVDRAYILHDGQVLMSGTPQEVVENENVRRVYLGENFRIS encoded by the coding sequence ATGACGACACCCAGCTTACATGTGACCGAAGGCCAGGGCGGCCTGCGCATGGAAAAGCTGCGCAAGTCGTTCCGAAAGAAGATGGTGATCCGGGATGTCACCATGAAACTGGACCGCGGCGAAGTCGTGGCCCTGCTGGGTCCCAACGGATCGGGGAAGACAACGACCTTTTACGCGATTGCGGGGCTCGTTTTTCCTGAAGCCGGCAGCGTCACCATTGATGGGCATACCGTCACCACTTTGCCGATGTATCGCCGCGCCCGTCTGGGCATCGGCTATCTTCCGCAAGAGATGTCGATTTTTCGCGGCCTGAGCGTCGAGGACAATATCTCGGCCATCCTGGATGTCGCCCTGGACGATCGTCACAAAAGGCGCGAGCGGCTGGAAGAGCTTTTGTCCGATTTCTCCATCGAGCATTTGCGCCGTGCGCCAGCGCTGGCCCTTTCTGGCGGGGAACGTCGGCGCGTGGAAATCGCGCGATGCCTGGCTGCTGATCCAAAGTATCTGCTCCTGGACGAGCCCTTTGCCGGCGTCGATCCGATCTCCGTCAATGATATCCGGCATCTGGTCGGGGATCTGAAGAAACGGGGTATCGGCGTTCTGATCACAGACCACAATGTGCGTGAGACGCTTGAAATCGTAGACCGCGCCTACATCCTGCATGATGGTCAGGTTCTGATGTCCGGCACCCCGCAAGAGGTTGTCGAGAACGAAAATGTCCGGCGCGTTTATCTGGGTGAAAACTTTCGCATCAGTTAA
- the hpf gene encoding ribosome hibernation-promoting factor, HPF/YfiA family has protein sequence MRYQISGKQIDIGEALQTHVKTELGSVVQKYAERPTDANIVFSRSAHEYVCEATVHLSTGLTAQAKAHATEIYAAFDGCSDKMEKQLRRYKRRLKDHHRERAEPVELFGASSYILAAEDVAEDAEPDTLQPMIVAEMETQIQSLSVGEAVMQMELAGAPVLVFRNEGKDGLNVVYRRDDGNIGWIDP, from the coding sequence ATGCGCTACCAAATCAGTGGAAAACAGATTGATATCGGCGAAGCTCTGCAGACTCACGTCAAGACAGAGCTTGGGTCGGTGGTTCAGAAATATGCCGAGCGACCAACTGACGCCAATATTGTATTTTCCCGATCCGCGCATGAATATGTCTGCGAGGCAACGGTACACCTTTCGACAGGCCTGACCGCGCAGGCAAAGGCGCATGCCACTGAAATCTATGCCGCATTTGACGGCTGTTCAGACAAGATGGAAAAGCAGCTGCGGCGCTACAAACGCCGGCTCAAGGACCATCACCGCGAGCGCGCGGAACCTGTTGAACTTTTCGGAGCGTCCTCGTATATCCTCGCCGCTGAAGATGTGGCCGAGGATGCCGAGCCAGACACGCTCCAACCTATGATCGTCGCCGAGATGGAAACGCAGATACAGTCGTTGTCTGTGGGCGAGGCGGTGATGCAGATGGAGCTGGCAGGCGCCCCGGTCCTGGTGTTTAGAAACGAAGGCAAAGACGGGTTAAACGTGGTTTACCGCCGCGACGACGGCAATATCGGCTGGATCGACCCGTAA
- a CDS encoding PTS sugar transporter subunit IIA, which translates to MNLSDILKPEAVKVLSAVSSKKRLFQDIGELVESAYSLSASATVDALLDRESLGPTGVGHGVALPHSRIAATSDVIGAFVLLERPIDFGAVDRQPIDIAFALFAPEDAGVDHLKALALVSRTLRDSKLCSKLRANRDPATLYAILTEGQSVQAA; encoded by the coding sequence ATGAACCTGTCCGATATCCTCAAACCTGAGGCCGTCAAGGTATTGTCCGCGGTGTCGAGCAAGAAGCGGCTGTTTCAGGATATCGGCGAGCTGGTCGAGAGTGCATATAGTCTCAGCGCGTCTGCAACGGTGGACGCACTTCTTGACCGGGAAAGCCTGGGGCCAACCGGTGTCGGCCACGGCGTGGCGCTGCCCCATTCCCGCATCGCGGCGACATCTGACGTGATCGGCGCCTTCGTTCTTCTCGAACGGCCCATCGACTTTGGCGCAGTCGATCGTCAGCCGATCGATATCGCCTTTGCCCTTTTCGCCCCCGAGGATGCCGGCGTCGATCACCTCAAGGCATTGGCGCTTGTGTCGCGCACACTGCGCGATTCCAAGCTGTGTTCGAAGTTGAGGGCGAATAGAGATCCCGCCACGCTTTATGCCATTCTGACCGAAGGTCAGTCCGTACAGGCCGCCTAA
- a CDS encoding nodulation protein NodH — protein sequence MPDFDYFVVFAEMRTGSNFLETNLNAFVGLRCLGEAFNPHLMGYPGQEMILGVSQAERDHDPQRLLTRIKAEPGVLAGFRYFHDHDPRILDRMLDDPRCAKIILTRNPLDSYVSWKIAQATGQWKLTNVKARKAAKVSFDGDEFAEHVQTLRDFQVRLLNRLQVSGQTAFYVPYEDLQSVEVMNGLARWLGVDETLDALDKTLKRQNPAPVETKVENPEEMAAALARLDVFNISRTPNFEPRHGPAVPSYVAAARTPLIYLPVRGGPEAQVRAWLAALDQVDEGNLITKLNQKDLRQWKRRHVGHRSFTVLAHPVTRVHRAFCRRILSTGPGSYAQIRRTLRRRYKLPIPEKEPGPDWTLDAHRAAFTAFVMFLKANLAGQTAMRVDATWCTQSQALQGFGDFVAPDFVLREETLGTGLQIVAADVGCHIQPDLGASEEETPFTLDAVYTDEIEALVSDVYQRDYMMLGFGAWRQGG from the coding sequence ATGCCCGACTTTGACTATTTCGTTGTGTTTGCCGAGATGCGGACCGGGTCCAATTTTCTTGAGACCAATTTAAATGCATTCGTTGGGCTGCGCTGCCTGGGAGAGGCGTTCAACCCGCATTTGATGGGCTATCCGGGGCAAGAAATGATCCTCGGGGTCAGCCAGGCTGAACGGGATCACGATCCCCAACGGCTGCTGACCCGGATCAAGGCGGAGCCGGGCGTTCTGGCCGGTTTCCGGTATTTTCACGATCACGACCCCCGCATCCTTGATCGGATGCTGGATGATCCACGCTGCGCCAAGATCATCCTAACGCGTAATCCGCTGGACAGCTATGTGTCATGGAAGATCGCGCAAGCGACGGGCCAATGGAAACTGACCAATGTGAAAGCCCGGAAAGCCGCAAAGGTTTCCTTTGACGGTGACGAGTTTGCCGAGCATGTGCAGACGTTGCGGGATTTCCAGGTTCGTCTGCTGAACCGTCTGCAAGTTAGTGGACAGACGGCATTCTACGTTCCCTACGAAGATCTGCAGAGCGTCGAGGTGATGAACGGACTTGCGCGCTGGCTGGGCGTGGATGAAACGCTTGATGCGCTTGATAAAACGCTTAAGCGGCAAAACCCGGCGCCGGTCGAAACCAAAGTCGAAAACCCCGAGGAGATGGCGGCGGCGCTGGCGCGCCTTGATGTCTTCAATATATCCCGCACGCCGAATTTCGAACCCCGCCATGGTCCGGCGGTGCCGTCTTATGTCGCGGCGGCGCGCACGCCGCTGATCTACCTCCCTGTGAGGGGCGGACCCGAGGCGCAGGTCAGGGCCTGGCTGGCGGCGCTGGATCAGGTGGACGAAGGCAACTTGATCACCAAACTGAACCAGAAGGATCTGCGGCAGTGGAAGCGCCGGCATGTCGGGCATCGCAGCTTTACGGTGCTGGCCCACCCGGTGACGCGCGTGCATCGCGCGTTTTGCCGCAGAATCCTGTCTACCGGGCCGGGCAGTTATGCGCAGATCCGGCGGACCCTGCGGCGGCGTTACAAATTACCGATCCCCGAAAAAGAGCCGGGCCCGGACTGGACGCTTGATGCCCATCGCGCGGCTTTTACGGCTTTTGTCATGTTTTTGAAGGCCAATCTGGCGGGTCAGACGGCCATGCGGGTCGACGCGACCTGGTGCACCCAATCCCAGGCGTTACAGGGGTTTGGCGATTTCGTCGCCCCCGACTTCGTCTTGCGGGAAGAAACGCTTGGTACGGGGCTGCAGATTGTGGCTGCCGATGTGGGATGCCATATCCAGCCCGACCTTGGAGCGTCGGAGGAAGAGACGCCATTCACGCTGGACGCGGTTTACACTGACGAGATCGAAGCGCTGGTCAGCGATGTCTATCAGCGCGATTACATGATGCTCGGGTTCGGAGCCTGGCGCCAGGGTGGTTAG